A genomic window from Halomonas sp. LR3S48 includes:
- a CDS encoding UDP binding domain-containing protein — translation MRIEIHGSELAAATAAAALSWVGHQVRWVPHETMRWPSLKAADWLRREPDLLDRLEEGLEQGTLRLANGEGDMSPQGIDILWLALSPEQRDEAGDLAARVAARQEDTLTLVNNSTFPVGETERLEARLGPGQRRAVALVDMIEEGRAWASFTRPGRWLLGCDDERAEAQVRELLRAFNRRRDVIQLMPRRAAELTKLATIGMLATRISYMNEIAGLADSLGVDVEYVRQGMGADSRIGYEYLYPGCGFGGPHFSRDLMRLADVQEASGRHSALLEQVLDINEQKKETLFRKLWTHFHGQLEGRTLAIWGGAFKPGSARIDHAPVLTLLEALWAQGVRVQLHDPAATPALRTEVGDHPLLTLFDGDPYAACDGADALMLVTEWKHYWNPDWPRLAELLRERLLLDGRNIYDPGHVASWGLTYRGIGRRADAQERLTTR, via the coding sequence TGGCTGCGACGGGAACCGGACCTGCTCGATCGTCTCGAAGAGGGGTTGGAGCAGGGAACCTTACGCCTGGCCAACGGCGAAGGCGATATGTCCCCGCAGGGTATCGATATCCTCTGGCTTGCGCTCTCTCCTGAGCAGCGCGATGAAGCTGGCGACCTGGCGGCCCGCGTTGCCGCGCGGCAGGAGGACACGCTGACCCTGGTCAATAATTCGACCTTTCCCGTCGGCGAGACCGAGCGGCTCGAAGCACGTCTGGGGCCAGGCCAGCGCCGCGCGGTGGCCCTGGTAGACATGATCGAGGAGGGGCGGGCTTGGGCCAGCTTCACTCGTCCGGGACGCTGGTTGCTGGGGTGCGACGATGAGCGGGCCGAGGCCCAGGTCCGCGAGCTGTTGCGAGCCTTCAACCGTCGTCGCGACGTAATCCAACTGATGCCACGCCGAGCCGCCGAGCTGACCAAGCTGGCGACGATCGGCATGCTCGCCACGCGAATCAGCTACATGAACGAGATCGCGGGACTCGCCGACAGCCTGGGGGTCGACGTGGAATACGTGCGTCAGGGCATGGGCGCGGATTCGCGCATCGGCTACGAGTACCTCTATCCCGGCTGCGGCTTCGGTGGCCCTCACTTCTCGCGGGACCTGATGCGCCTGGCCGACGTGCAGGAGGCCAGCGGTCGCCACTCGGCACTGCTCGAACAGGTGCTGGACATCAACGAGCAGAAGAAGGAGACGCTGTTCCGCAAGCTCTGGACCCACTTCCACGGCCAACTCGAAGGGCGCACCCTGGCGATCTGGGGGGGCGCCTTCAAGCCGGGTTCGGCGCGCATCGATCATGCGCCGGTGCTCACGCTGCTCGAAGCGCTCTGGGCACAGGGTGTGCGAGTGCAGCTACACGATCCGGCAGCGACCCCGGCACTTCGCACGGAAGTCGGCGATCACCCGCTGCTGACCCTTTTCGACGGCGATCCCTATGCTGCCTGCGACGGGGCCGATGCCCTGATGCTGGTCACCGAGTGGAAGCACTATTGGAACCCGGACTGGCCACGGCTGGCCGAGCTGTTACGCGAGCGTCTGCTGCTGGATGGTCGTAATATCTACGACCCAGGCCACGTGGCCAGTTGGGGGCTGACCTATCGTGGCATCGGTCGCCGCGCCGACGCGCAAGAGCGCTTGACGACGCGTTGA
- a CDS encoding autotransporter assembly complex family protein, which translates to MISRMGAAALCLGMAHGALALEARIDGLEGDVADNVRYYLSDLDAAQYDRRRLEGEAVRRTREAVRVYGYYEPRIRSRLDEQDPPRYVTLAIDPGPQVIIETLDIRIEGEAAKDKPFRDTVDAFPLAEGDPLVHAPWDRMRSRLANLALERGYFDWSFTDRRMEVRPFDESARLYLTLDSGQRYDFGDIAIRGSHIVKDRLRNMAPFEPGEPYRAGEVALYAQRLGQTNWFSSVSVRPRLDARRELALAPPTLGWWNQVSTEGDATLPQAPSTRTAMVTGPRLSASALSAVASLNVPERPNMPIDVVLAPADRHQFETGVGYATDVGPRLHFAWNQPWINRYGHSLEHDFFISQPEQHLTGTYLLPLDNPLRDQYRFQYGLRHRDNEDTQSNEATVELARRWEFDNRWVQTLFVRATFEDFTQGGEDASVFIYYPGVSWSRTRTRDPRFPTWGDRQRITLEYSDTVWGSDADFLRMTGNTEWIRMLGDDLRFVTRLGLGAIETSDFSQVPPSLRFFAGGDRSVRGYGYETLAPRNEEGLLRGGQQMLAGSVEIQRRVTGNWWGAAFVDSGDAFDDWWPQDLNTGAGLGVRWISPVGPVRFDIAHPFDDEENSWRLHFAIGPEF; encoded by the coding sequence GTGATCTCACGCATGGGGGCGGCGGCCCTGTGTCTCGGCATGGCGCATGGAGCGCTGGCATTGGAGGCACGTATTGATGGACTGGAAGGCGATGTTGCCGATAACGTCCGCTATTACCTGAGTGACCTGGACGCTGCTCAGTACGACCGCCGTCGCCTGGAAGGCGAAGCGGTGCGTCGTACGCGCGAAGCCGTGCGGGTGTACGGCTACTACGAACCGCGCATACGTTCACGCCTCGATGAGCAGGATCCACCTCGCTATGTCACTCTCGCCATCGATCCCGGACCGCAGGTGATCATCGAGACCCTCGATATCCGGATCGAAGGCGAGGCTGCCAAGGACAAGCCCTTTCGCGATACCGTCGACGCCTTTCCCTTGGCAGAGGGTGATCCCCTGGTGCATGCACCCTGGGATCGCATGCGCAGCCGGTTGGCCAATCTCGCCCTCGAGCGCGGCTATTTCGACTGGTCCTTCACCGACCGGCGCATGGAGGTGCGGCCCTTCGACGAGAGTGCCAGGCTCTACCTCACCCTCGACAGTGGCCAGCGCTACGATTTCGGCGACATCGCGATTCGCGGTAGTCATATCGTCAAGGATCGGTTGCGCAACATGGCCCCGTTCGAGCCTGGGGAACCCTATCGGGCCGGCGAGGTAGCACTTTATGCGCAGCGTCTGGGCCAGACCAACTGGTTCAGTTCGGTCAGCGTGCGCCCCCGGCTCGATGCCCGGCGCGAACTGGCCCTGGCGCCACCGACATTGGGCTGGTGGAACCAGGTGTCAACCGAGGGCGACGCCACGCTTCCACAGGCTCCGTCCACGCGCACGGCAATGGTCACCGGACCGCGGTTGTCGGCCTCGGCTCTGTCTGCCGTCGCCAGCCTGAATGTGCCCGAGCGTCCCAATATGCCGATCGATGTGGTGCTGGCCCCGGCCGACCGTCATCAGTTCGAGACCGGCGTCGGCTACGCCACCGACGTCGGACCGCGTCTGCACTTCGCCTGGAACCAGCCGTGGATCAATCGTTACGGACACAGCCTCGAACACGACTTCTTCATTTCCCAGCCGGAGCAACACCTGACCGGTACCTACCTGTTGCCACTGGATAACCCGTTGCGCGACCAGTACCGCTTCCAGTATGGCTTGCGTCATCGCGACAACGAGGATACGCAATCCAACGAGGCGACGGTCGAGCTGGCACGGCGCTGGGAGTTCGACAACCGCTGGGTGCAGACCCTGTTCGTGCGTGCCACCTTCGAGGACTTCACCCAGGGCGGGGAGGACGCAAGTGTCTTCATTTACTACCCGGGAGTGAGCTGGTCGCGGACGCGGACCCGTGATCCCCGCTTCCCCACCTGGGGTGACCGCCAGCGCATCACCCTGGAGTACTCCGATACCGTCTGGGGCTCGGACGCCGACTTCCTGCGCATGACGGGCAATACCGAATGGATACGCATGCTCGGCGATGACCTGCGGTTCGTCACTCGGCTGGGTCTGGGTGCCATCGAGACCAGCGACTTCTCCCAGGTGCCGCCCTCGTTGCGCTTCTTCGCTGGTGGCGATCGCTCGGTCCGAGGCTACGGCTACGAAACCTTGGCACCACGCAACGAGGAGGGGTTGTTGCGCGGCGGCCAGCAGATGCTGGCCGGAAGCGTCGAAATCCAGCGCCGCGTGACCGGAAATTGGTGGGGGGCTGCCTTCGTCGACAGCGGGGACGCCTTCGATGACTGGTGGCCGCAAGACCTCAATACCGGTGCCGGCCTAGGCGTACGGTGGATTTCCCCCGTCGGACCGGTGCGTTTCGATATCGCCCACCCCTTCGATGACGAGGAGAACTCGTGGCGCCTGCACTTCGCCATCGGCCCGGAATTCTGA